CTGGGTTTTGTCGAGATTGCCATACAGACGGAAGCTGAAATCCCCGCCCAGTGGGCCGTTCAGGCTAAAGTTGGTGCGTTTGGTCGCGCCTTCGTCTTTGTGTTCCGGCGCGTTGAAATACGTGTTCCAGGAACCGTGCCACTCGCTACCGCCTTTTTTGGTAATGATATTGACTACGCCGCCAGCGGCGCCATTGCCATAACGCGCTGCGGCTGGGCCGCGTAGGACTTCAATACGTTCGATCATCTCCGGCGGCACCCACGCGGTATCGCCGCGGGTATCGCGTTCGCCGCGCCAGCCCAGCCGCACCGAGTTACGGCTGCTGACGGGTTTACCGTCAATCAGGATAAGGGTATTTTCCGGGCCCATGCCGCGAATATCGATTTGGCGGTTATTACCGCGTTGACCGCTGGTGGAGTTACCGGTCAGGTTAACGCCCGGCATGGTGCGGATGATTTCGGACACATCGCGCGCGGGTGGATTTTTGCGAATTTGATCGGCAGTGATGGTGGAAACGCCAGGCGCCTGCAGGTTTTGCTGGGCGGCAGTGACCACGATAGTATCTTCATTGTTGAGTACAGCATTATCGGTTTTCTCTTCCGCCATCACGGGCAGAGCGGCCCCATAAATCCCTAAATTGACCAGTAAGGTCAGAGAATGAATCTTCTTGTTCATTGTATATCCTGCTTTTCTTTAGCCACGTAAGCCAAAGCGCCCGTCAAAGGTATTGGCCTGGGTGGTGAAATTATGTTCGCGCTTCCCATAGCGCGACAATACGCTATTGCAAATGCAAATAGTTATCAATAATATTATCAATATATTTCGCTAATTATATGTAAAATTCATAATAAACATAGGGTTATGATGGTAGAGGCGCTGGCAACCGGAAGTGAGGCCTGGTGGAGGACGAAAAACGGGCCGGAATGGGTACAGGAAAGAGACGGCAATTATCGGGTCACCTTTTGGTGGCGCGATCCGCAAGGGAATGAAACATGCTCCCCGATACGGCGTGTCTGGGTCTACATCACCGGCGTGACCGATCATCACCAAAATGCACAGCCTCAGACGATGACGCGTATTGCCGGAACGGATGTCTGGCACTGGAGTACGGTACTGGGCGCTAACTGGCGCGGTAGTTACTGTTTCATTCCCACCGAACGTGATGACATTTTTGCCACTTTTTCACCGGGTGAAACGCCTGATCTACGTGAGTTGCGTGAAGGCTGGCGACAGCTATTACCGCAGGCGATTGCCGACCCGCTTAATTCCCAAAGTTGGCGGGGAGGGCGTGGTCATGCGGTTTCGGCGCTGGAGATGCCGGATGCGCCCCCCCAGCCAGGATGGGATCGCCCTGAAACGCCATCCTCCCCGCCGGTGATGGTGCACTGGCATAGCGAACGTTTGGGTAATTCCCGTCGCGTATGGATATTGACCACCGGAGACGCTGCGCCGGAAGAAAGGCCACTGGCTATTTTGCTGGACGGTCAGTTCTGGGCGGAAAGTATGCCCGTCTGGCCTGCACTCGCCTCGCTTACCCAACAACATTTGCTTCCTGGTGCCGTCTACGTGCTGATTGACGCGATCGATACCCAACATCGTGGTCAGGAATTGCCCTGCAACGCCGACTTCTGGCTGGCGGTGCAGCAGGAATTGTTACCGCAAGTCAGATCCCTGACGCCTTTTAGCGATGATGCCAGACGGACGGTGGTGGCCGGCCAGAGTTTTGGCGGCCTGTCGGCTCTTTATGCCGGTCTGAACTGGCCGGCGCGCTTTGGCTGCGTACTGAGTCAGTCTGGATCTTTCTGGTGGCCCCATCGCACAAGCCAGGCCGGGGGGGAAGTGCTTACCCGGTTGAAAACCGGCGCATTACGTGCGCATGGGTTACGCATCGTTCTGGAAGCCGGCGTGCGTGAGCCGATCATTTTTCAGGCAAATCAGGCGCTTTATGCCCAACTGAATACCCCTCAGCAGTCCATTTTCTGGCGTCAGGTTGACGGCGGACACGATGCGCTTTGCTGGCGCGGCGGGCTAACGCAGGGGTTGATGCTGCTCTGGCAGCCGCTCATTGACACGCTTTAACCGGGCATATGTCCACGACAGGAGTTGAGTATGGAATTCAGTAATCCCTTCGATAACCCGCAGGGACAGTTTTACCTTCTGCAAAATGCGCAGCGTCAATTCAGCCTTTGGCCGGCAGAGTGTACGCTTCCTGCAGGGTGGGCAGTTGTATGCGAACCGCAATCGCAGGATGCGTGCCAGCAGTGGCTTAATACGCGCTGGACGACATTGAATCCGGCACATTATGCCGATAAGCAGGAGGCGAAATGACGCAACGTTTACCGCTGGTTGCCGCTCAGCCAGGGATCTGGATGGCGGAAAAACTCTCTGATTTACCTTCTGCCTGGAGCGTAGCGCATTATGTGGAACTGACCGGCGAGCTGGATGCCGTCTTACTGGCAAAAGCGGTAACGGCAGGGATGCGGCAGGCGGATACGCTACAGATGCGTTTTACCGAGGAAAACGGCGAGGTCTGGCAGTGGATCGATCCCGGGCACACTTTTGGCGAACCCACGATCACAGATTTACGCGACCAGACCGATCCGCATCAGGCGGCGCTGGATATCATGCAGGCGGACTTACGGCAAAACCTGCGTGCAGATAGCGGCAAGCCGCTCGCGTTTCACCAGTTGATGCGCATTGATGATACCCGCTGGTATTGGTATCAACGCTATCACCATTTGTTGGTGGATGGGTTTAGCTTCCCGGCGATAACTCGCCAGATTGTGGCGATTTATCGCGCCTGGCGGAGCGGTGTCCCTACGCCTGATTCGCCTTTTACGCCTTTTGCCGATGTGGTTGAAGAATATCTGCGCTATCGCCAGAGCGAAGCCTGGCAGCGTGACGGCGCTTTCTGGGCGCAACAGCGCTGCGAACTACCGCCGCCAGCGTCAATTTCTGCCGCGCCGCTGCCGGGGCGTCCGGCGAACGCGGAGACTCTTCGCATGAAACTGACCGCGCCGGAGGGGGCGTTTCGCCAACTGGCCGCGCAAATGCCCGACATACCGCGAGCGGATCTCGCCCTGGCGCTAGTGACGCTGTGGCTGGGACGGCTGTGCGGAAGGATGAACTATGCCGCCGGGTTTATTTTTATGCGGCGGATGGGGTCCGCGGCGTTAACGGCGACGGGTCCGGTGCTTAACGTTTTGCCGTTGGCAGTTAATATTCATGCGACGGAAAACCTGCCAATGCTGGCGAGACGTCTTGCGACGCAGTTAAAAAAAATGCGTCGCCACCAGCGTTACGACGCCGAACAGATCGTTCGCGATAGTGGACGAGCTGCGGGAGAAACGCCGTTATTTGGCCCAGTGTTAAATATAAAAGTCTTTGATTATCATCTTGATTTTCCAGATATACAGGCGCAAACCCATACCCTGGCAACGGGACCGGTTAACGATCTCGAACTGGCGCTTTTCCCTGATGAAAACGGCGGTCTGGATGTTGAATTACTGGCGAATTCGCAGCGTTACGATGAGGCCACGCTGTCCCGTCATGCTTTACGGCTGATGGCGCTTATCAGGCAGTTTGCTGATAATCCTGCGCTATGTTGCGGCGACGCGCAAATGCTGCTGGCGGATGAAACGGAGCAGCTGACGCGCCTTAATGATACGGCAGTGACGATTCCTGTCGCTACGCTCAGCGACCTGGTGGCGCAGCAGGCGCGAAAAACGCCTCAGGCTCCGGCGCTGATCGATGCGCACTATCATTTTACCTATCGTGAAATGCGTGAACAGGTTGTCGCGCTGGCGCACGCGCTTCGTGAGCGCGGCGTTCAGCCCGGCGATAGTGTGGCGGTAGCGCTGCCGCGGTCGGTTTTCCTGACCTTAGCGCTGCATGGCATTGTCGAGGCAGGGGCGGCATGGTTGCCGCTGGATACCGGTTATCCTGACGATCGGCTGCGAATGATGTTGGAAGATGCGCAGCCGAAACTGCTCATTACCACTCAGGCGCAACTGGTGCGTTTTCACGACATCCCGGGGATGGAATACTTCTGTTATAGCGAACCGCTACCGGGCGGTGATACTACCCCGCTGGGGCTGTCTTTACCGCAACATACCGCTTATATCATTTTTACCTCTGGCTCAACCGGCAGACCAAAAGGGGTGATGGTGGGACAAACGGCGATAGTGAACCGGTTGCTATGGATGCAGGATCACTATCCGTTGAATGCGGATGACGTGGTGGCGCAAAAAACGCCGTGCAGTTTTGATGTTTCAGTATGGGAGTTTTTCTGGCCGTTTATCACTGGGGCGAAACTGGTGATGGCGGAACCGGAAGCGCACCGCGACCCGCTCGCGATGCAACAGTTTTTTGCGCAATATGGGGTGACGACCACCCATTTTGTACCGTCGATGCTGGCGGCGTTTATTGCCTCGCTAACGCCAGAGTCGGCTGAAAGCGCTTGCGCCACCTTAAAACGGGTTTTCTGTAGTGGTGAAGCGTTGCCGACGGCGTTGTGCCGCGACTGGGAAATGTTAACTGCCGTGCCATTACACAATCTGTACGGACCCACAGAGGCCGCGGTGGATGTGAGCTGGTATCCGGCCTGCGGGACAGAACTGTCGGCGAACGGTGGTAACAGTATCCCGATTGGTTATCCCGTCTGGAATACCGGTTTGCGGATTCTTGATGCGCATATGCAGCCGGTGCCGCCTGGGGTGGCAGGCGATCTCTATCTGACCGGCATTCAACTGGCGCAGGGTTACCTTGGGCGTCCGGATCTTACCGCCTGCCGTTTTATCGCCGATCCTTTTGCGCCAGGCGAGCGAATGTACCGTACCGGCGATGTGGCGCGCTGGCTGGATTCTGGCGCCGTGGAGTATCTGGGGCGCAGCGACGATCAGCTCAAAATTCGTGGTCAACGTATTGAGCTGGGCGAAATTGACCGCGTTATGCAAATGCTGCCGGATGTTGAACAGGCGGTGGCCCATGCCTGCATCTTTAATCAGGCGGCGGCGACGGAGGGAGATGCCCGGCAACTGGTCGGCTACCTGGTTTCGCACTCCGGGTTGCCGTTGGACTTATCGGCATTGCAGGAAAAATTACGCCAAAAACTCCCCGCGCATATGGTGCCAGTGGTACTGTTACAGCTTGCCAGCCTGCCGCTTAGCGCCAATGGGAAGCTGGACCGTAAAGCCTTGCCGCTGCCGGAACTTACGCCGCGCGTGAACGGGCGTGCGCCGCAGTCTGCAACGGAACGCGCTGTTGCCGCGGCGTTTTCCCGTCTGCTGGGCTGTGAGATAAACGATGTTGAAAGCGATTTCTTTGCACTGGGCGGCCACTCGCTGCTGGCGATGAAACTGGCTGCACAGTTAAGCCGGACCTTTAACCGTCAGGTGACACCGGGGCAGGTGATGGTGGCGTCTGATGTGGCGCAGTTAAGCAAACTGCTCGAAACCGACGATGATGAACGCTCGCGTAATCTGGGGTTTGGGCCGCTGTTACCACTACGTGAAAGCAATGGCCCAACGTTATTCTGTTTCCACCCTGCTTCGGGCTTTGCCTGGCAATTCAGCGTATTGTCACGCTATCTCAGCCCGCCGTGGTCGATTATAGGG
The Salmonella bongori NCTC 12419 DNA segment above includes these coding regions:
- the entF gene encoding enterobactin non-ribosomal peptide synthetase EntF; the encoded protein is MTQRLPLVAAQPGIWMAEKLSDLPSAWSVAHYVELTGELDAVLLAKAVTAGMRQADTLQMRFTEENGEVWQWIDPGHTFGEPTITDLRDQTDPHQAALDIMQADLRQNLRADSGKPLAFHQLMRIDDTRWYWYQRYHHLLVDGFSFPAITRQIVAIYRAWRSGVPTPDSPFTPFADVVEEYLRYRQSEAWQRDGAFWAQQRCELPPPASISAAPLPGRPANAETLRMKLTAPEGAFRQLAAQMPDIPRADLALALVTLWLGRLCGRMNYAAGFIFMRRMGSAALTATGPVLNVLPLAVNIHATENLPMLARRLATQLKKMRRHQRYDAEQIVRDSGRAAGETPLFGPVLNIKVFDYHLDFPDIQAQTHTLATGPVNDLELALFPDENGGLDVELLANSQRYDEATLSRHALRLMALIRQFADNPALCCGDAQMLLADETEQLTRLNDTAVTIPVATLSDLVAQQARKTPQAPALIDAHYHFTYREMREQVVALAHALRERGVQPGDSVAVALPRSVFLTLALHGIVEAGAAWLPLDTGYPDDRLRMMLEDAQPKLLITTQAQLVRFHDIPGMEYFCYSEPLPGGDTTPLGLSLPQHTAYIIFTSGSTGRPKGVMVGQTAIVNRLLWMQDHYPLNADDVVAQKTPCSFDVSVWEFFWPFITGAKLVMAEPEAHRDPLAMQQFFAQYGVTTTHFVPSMLAAFIASLTPESAESACATLKRVFCSGEALPTALCRDWEMLTAVPLHNLYGPTEAAVDVSWYPACGTELSANGGNSIPIGYPVWNTGLRILDAHMQPVPPGVAGDLYLTGIQLAQGYLGRPDLTACRFIADPFAPGERMYRTGDVARWLDSGAVEYLGRSDDQLKIRGQRIELGEIDRVMQMLPDVEQAVAHACIFNQAAATEGDARQLVGYLVSHSGLPLDLSALQEKLRQKLPAHMVPVVLLQLASLPLSANGKLDRKALPLPELTPRVNGRAPQSATERAVAAAFSRLLGCEINDVESDFFALGGHSLLAMKLAAQLSRTFNRQVTPGQVMVASDVAQLSKLLETDDDERSRNLGFGPLLPLRESNGPTLFCFHPASGFAWQFSVLSRYLSPPWSIIGIQSPRPVGPLQTAANLDEVCERHLATLLARQPHGPYYLLGYSLGGTLAQGIAARLRARGETVAFLGLLDTWPPETQNWRKKEANGLNPDVLAEIERERAAFVAAQQGKASEAFFAAIEGNYADAVRLLTTAHSVPFDGHATLFVADKTVPEGVSPEQSWLPWIASMTIYRQPCAHVDIISPTAFETIGPVINALINK
- the fes gene encoding enterochelin esterase translates to MVEALATGSEAWWRTKNGPEWVQERDGNYRVTFWWRDPQGNETCSPIRRVWVYITGVTDHHQNAQPQTMTRIAGTDVWHWSTVLGANWRGSYCFIPTERDDIFATFSPGETPDLRELREGWRQLLPQAIADPLNSQSWRGGRGHAVSALEMPDAPPQPGWDRPETPSSPPVMVHWHSERLGNSRRVWILTTGDAAPEERPLAILLDGQFWAESMPVWPALASLTQQHLLPGAVYVLIDAIDTQHRGQELPCNADFWLAVQQELLPQVRSLTPFSDDARRTVVAGQSFGGLSALYAGLNWPARFGCVLSQSGSFWWPHRTSQAGGEVLTRLKTGALRAHGLRIVLEAGVREPIIFQANQALYAQLNTPQQSIFWRQVDGGHDALCWRGGLTQGLMLLWQPLIDTL
- a CDS encoding MbtH family protein, which gives rise to MEFSNPFDNPQGQFYLLQNAQRQFSLWPAECTLPAGWAVVCEPQSQDACQQWLNTRWTTLNPAHYADKQEAK